The following are from one region of the Poecilia reticulata strain Guanapo linkage group LG7, Guppy_female_1.0+MT, whole genome shotgun sequence genome:
- the otud3 gene encoding OTU domain-containing protein 3, with amino-acid sequence MSRKQTAKPVRSNKKGELERKRDERAARRAIAKDRKNRPQDNDEGAEYVSFSNQLQALGLKLREVPGDGNCLFRALGDQLEGHSRGHLRLRQETVQYMMSHRQDFEPFVEDDVPFPQHLSNLAQSGTFAGNDAIVAFARSQQVKVVIHQLNAPLWEINGVEKQVCRELHIAYRYGDHYDSVRRVGDNSESPAQLRIETLQNSHSQQRVFGDGQRERQKEPLPTACEEENVILSSIKNRGIQGDEENLLQLSAATINAEWLAGSSLSQLCQGKCTSESCSTCRVEATDCSEHNKPGEGSDVQKPKVFSWMGCTAFFFFFFFSNKKISNFL; translated from the exons ATGTCTCggaaacaaacagcaaagcCTGTGAGGAGCAATAAAAAGGGTGAACTGGAGCGAAAGAGGGATGAACGAGCAGCTCGCCGTGCCATTGCAAAAGATCGGAAGAACCGCCCTCAGGATAACGATGAAGGGGCAGAGTATGTCAGCTTCTCCAATCAGCTCCAGGCGCTCGGGCTAAAGCTGAGAGAAGTCCCAGGAGACGG GAACTGCCTGTTCAGAGCGCTCGGTGACCAGTTAGAGGGGCATTCGCGGGGTCATCTGCGGCTTCGCCAGGAGACCGTCCAGTACATGATGTCCCATCGACAAGACTTTGAGCCTTTTGTTGAAGATGATGTTCCTTTTCCACAGCACT TGTCCAATCTCGCCCAGTCCGGTACCTTTGCYGGCAATGACGCTATCGTAGCTTTTGCTCGCAGTCAGCAAGTGAAAGTGGTCATTCATCAGCTAAACGCCCCACTTTGGGAG ATAAATGGTGTCGAGAAGCAAGTGTGTAGAGAGCTACACATCGCCTACCGATACGGAGATCACTATGACAGCGTGCGGCGAGTCGGAGACAACTCTGAGAGTCCTGCACAGCTACGCATTGAG ACCCTGCAGAACTCCCACAGCCAGCAGCGTGTGTTTGGAGACGGTCaaagagaaagacaaaaggaaCCCTTGCCGACAGCGTGTGAAGAGGAAAACGTGATCCTGAGCTCCATCAAGAACCGGGGAATCCAGG GTGATGAGGAGAACCTGCTACAGCTAAGTGCAGCAACAATAAATGCTGAATGGCTCGCTGGTTCGTCGCTTAGCCAGCTGTGCCAGGGCAAATGCACATCGGAGTCCTGTTCAACCTGCAGAGTCGAAGCCACAGACTGCAGTGAGCATAACAAGCCAGGAGAGGGCAGCGATGTCCAAAAGCCCAAGGTATTTTCATGGATGGGATGTactgcttttttcttcttttttttcttttcaaataagaaaataagtaattttctttaa